Proteins from a single region of Novosphingobium sp. CECT 9465:
- the bamA gene encoding outer membrane protein assembly factor BamA, translated as MIGRNAGIAGFRSAKASPLCVALLATSAIVAAPQAVFAQAATPDVPASAPVPVGDTIRTVSIEGSQRLEPDTILSYIRLRPGQTYTQALGDQALKDLYATELFADVSLRNNSGDVVIQVKENPVINRIILEGNKRLKEDKILPEIKLAARQIFTRSKVRADVARIIELYKRQGRFAATVEPKMVLLDQNRVDIVFEISEGPKSKVRQINIIGNEKFGDGKLRGEMVTKQARFFRLFSSGTSYDPDRLAFDQQKLRQFYLTEGYADFRVVSAVAELTPDKRDFIITYVVEEGDRYKFGDVKIDSQLRDFDGDKLAARLPIKQGDWYNAKMVEDQVDGLTETAGAFGYAFADVRPDFARNKEDLTMSVTFRIAEAPRVYVERVDVNGNTLTQDKVVRREFRLAEGDAFNTFQIKRSTNRIKSLGYFQEKFEIEQKPGSAPDRIILEANVEEKPTGELQLSAGFSSLESFIFQGSIRQNNFRGRGQTVGLSVDYSRFSRSVQVSFTEPYLFDKNISTGIDIYRRDYNSFNQFNSDRNTTYKQATTGFQVRAGVPLSEFMSLIGRYTFNLDDVTLDRDTFYVNDECSVLLAGRYLCDAIGKRTSSILGASIVYDTLDNRLRPTRGNQVSVSADFAGLGGSVKYARLTANAAKYWAVGGGFIFSVRGEGGIIKALGSRSDDPAIDDIRLTDRFFLGEPQIRGFDIRGVGPRVLRKFLVTDSNGDGILDTPSTDRNQWVDDAIGGKYYYLTRAELEIPLGSGARELGLRPSIYVDAGAVFGVANPLPNNPNNVVYYTDAVTGRITDSPTSSTGVANQATRYIEEYVGDTPSPRVSVGIGVNWNSPFGPFRLDFAKVLKKANGDDPKTFTFNVGTQF; from the coding sequence ATGATTGGACGTAACGCGGGTATCGCAGGATTTCGGAGCGCCAAGGCATCTCCGCTCTGCGTGGCCCTGCTGGCCACGAGCGCAATTGTGGCGGCGCCGCAAGCTGTCTTTGCGCAGGCTGCAACGCCTGATGTACCGGCTTCCGCACCCGTTCCTGTCGGCGACACGATCCGTACGGTATCGATCGAAGGCTCGCAACGCCTCGAACCCGATACGATCCTGTCCTACATCCGCCTGCGCCCCGGCCAGACCTATACCCAGGCCTTGGGCGATCAGGCCCTGAAGGACCTTTACGCCACTGAACTGTTCGCGGACGTATCGCTGCGCAACAACAGCGGCGATGTGGTGATCCAGGTGAAGGAAAACCCGGTCATCAACCGCATCATCCTTGAAGGCAACAAGCGCCTCAAGGAAGACAAGATCCTGCCTGAGATCAAGCTGGCCGCGCGCCAGATCTTCACCCGTTCGAAGGTGCGCGCCGACGTTGCCCGCATCATCGAACTGTACAAGCGGCAGGGACGGTTCGCCGCCACGGTTGAGCCGAAGATGGTCCTGCTTGACCAGAACCGCGTCGATATCGTTTTCGAGATCAGCGAGGGGCCGAAGTCCAAGGTTCGCCAGATCAACATCATCGGCAACGAAAAGTTCGGCGATGGCAAACTGCGCGGCGAGATGGTGACCAAGCAGGCGCGCTTCTTCCGCCTGTTCTCTTCCGGCACCAGCTACGATCCCGACCGTCTTGCGTTCGACCAGCAGAAGCTGCGCCAGTTCTACCTGACCGAAGGCTACGCCGATTTCCGTGTAGTCTCGGCCGTGGCGGAATTGACCCCGGACAAGCGCGATTTCATCATCACTTACGTGGTGGAAGAAGGCGATCGCTACAAGTTTGGCGATGTGAAGATCGACAGCCAGTTGCGCGATTTCGATGGCGACAAGCTGGCCGCCCGCCTGCCGATCAAGCAGGGCGACTGGTACAATGCCAAGATGGTCGAGGATCAGGTCGATGGCCTGACCGAAACCGCAGGCGCCTTTGGCTATGCCTTTGCCGACGTCCGCCCTGATTTTGCGCGCAACAAGGAAGACCTGACGATGTCGGTCACCTTCCGCATCGCCGAAGCGCCGCGCGTCTATGTCGAGCGGGTCGATGTCAATGGCAATACGCTGACGCAGGACAAGGTGGTGCGGCGCGAGTTCCGTCTGGCGGAAGGCGATGCCTTCAACACCTTCCAGATCAAGCGTTCGACCAACCGCATAAAATCGCTCGGTTATTTCCAGGAAAAGTTCGAGATCGAGCAGAAGCCGGGTAGCGCACCCGACCGCATCATTCTCGAAGCCAATGTCGAGGAAAAGCCGACTGGCGAACTCCAGCTTTCCGCCGGATTCTCCAGCCTTGAAAGCTTCATCTTCCAGGGATCGATCCGCCAGAACAATTTCCGCGGTCGCGGCCAGACGGTAGGCCTGTCGGTCGATTATTCGCGTTTCTCGCGCTCGGTCCAGGTCAGCTTCACCGAACCTTACCTGTTCGACAAGAACATCTCGACCGGGATCGACATCTATCGCCGCGATTACAACAGCTTCAATCAGTTCAATTCGGATCGCAACACCACGTACAAGCAGGCGACGACCGGCTTCCAGGTGCGCGCAGGCGTTCCGCTGTCCGAATTCATGTCGCTTATCGGTCGCTACACGTTCAATCTCGATGACGTCACGCTCGACCGGGACACGTTCTATGTGAATGACGAATGCAGTGTGCTGCTGGCAGGGCGCTATCTTTGCGACGCCATCGGAAAGCGCACCAGTTCAATTCTTGGCGCGTCGATTGTCTATGACACGCTCGACAACCGCCTGCGTCCGACGCGTGGCAACCAGGTGTCCGTCAGCGCCGATTTTGCCGGACTTGGCGGATCGGTGAAGTACGCGCGCCTTACTGCGAACGCTGCGAAATACTGGGCGGTTGGCGGCGGGTTCATCTTCTCGGTGCGCGGTGAAGGCGGCATCATCAAGGCGCTCGGCAGCCGTTCGGACGATCCGGCGATTGACGATATCCGCCTGACCGACCGCTTTTTCCTGGGCGAACCGCAAATCCGCGGCTTCGACATTCGCGGCGTCGGCCCGCGTGTGCTGCGCAAGTTCCTCGTCACCGACTCCAACGGGGACGGCATTCTCGATACGCCTTCGACCGATCGCAATCAGTGGGTCGATGATGCCATCGGCGGCAAGTATTATTACCTGACCCGCGCCGAGCTGGAAATTCCGCTGGGTTCGGGCGCGCGCGAACTCGGTCTGCGTCCTTCGATCTATGTGGATGCAGGCGCCGTGTTCGGCGTGGCCAATCCCTTGCCCAACAACCCGAACAACGTCGTCTATTATACCGACGCTGTTACCGGCAGGATTACCGACAGCCCGACATCCTCGACCGGCGTTGCCAATCAGGCCACGCGCTATATCGAGGAATACGTCGGCGATACGCCTTCGCCGCGTGTTTCCGTCGGCATCGGCGTCAACTGGAACTCGCCGTTCGGCCCATTCCGCCTAGACTTTGCCAAGGTCCTGAAAAAGGCCAATGGCGACGACCCCAAGACTTTCACCTTCAACGTGGGAACACAGTTCTGA
- the rseP gene encoding RIP metalloprotease RseP: MLESPGILTTLLAFMLVLGPLVFIHELGHYLVGRWFGVKADVFSIGFGKELVGWTDKRDTRWKIAALPLGGYVQFAGDMNPASQPSAEWLALPAEERNRTFPSKPLWQRSLIVLAGPVTNLLFAVLILAGFTLAYGKVEIPPVIGEVQAGSAAERSGLRADDRVVSIRGKAMDSFLDVRMEVGQFPGDPLEMVILREGRQIEIAATAAVKVESDRFGNTQKIGFLGIGPKSFEVVRVGPVTAVVEGVKQTGDIIGMMVTGIGQIISGKREVKELGGPIKIAKYSGEQLVSGWQAFVGFVALISINLGFINLLPIPVLDGGHLAFYAAEAIRRKPVGQRGQEWAFRTGLAFVMALMLFVTINDVASLKLFGG; encoded by the coding sequence ATGCTGGAAAGCCCCGGAATCCTCACCACGTTGCTGGCTTTCATGCTGGTGCTGGGACCGCTCGTGTTCATCCATGAACTGGGGCATTACCTTGTCGGGCGGTGGTTCGGGGTGAAGGCCGATGTCTTCTCGATCGGCTTCGGCAAGGAACTGGTGGGTTGGACCGACAAGCGCGACACCCGCTGGAAGATCGCCGCGCTTCCGCTTGGCGGTTATGTGCAGTTTGCGGGCGACATGAATCCCGCCAGCCAGCCCAGCGCCGAATGGCTGGCGCTTCCGGCGGAAGAGCGCAATCGCACATTCCCGTCAAAACCGCTGTGGCAGCGTTCGCTGATCGTGCTGGCCGGGCCGGTCACCAACCTGTTGTTCGCCGTGCTGATCCTGGCAGGCTTCACGCTGGCTTATGGCAAGGTGGAAATTCCGCCGGTGATCGGGGAAGTGCAAGCCGGGTCTGCTGCCGAACGCTCTGGCCTGCGCGCCGATGACCGCGTGGTTTCCATCCGCGGCAAGGCGATGGATTCGTTTCTCGATGTGCGGATGGAAGTGGGCCAGTTCCCCGGCGATCCGCTGGAAATGGTGATCCTGCGCGAAGGCCGGCAGATCGAAATCGCCGCCACCGCTGCGGTCAAGGTCGAGAGTGACCGCTTCGGCAATACCCAGAAGATCGGTTTCCTCGGCATTGGCCCGAAATCGTTCGAAGTCGTGCGCGTCGGCCCTGTAACCGCTGTGGTCGAAGGCGTGAAACAGACCGGCGACATCATCGGCATGATGGTGACCGGCATCGGCCAGATCATCAGCGGCAAGCGCGAGGTCAAGGAGCTTGGCGGACCGATCAAGATCGCCAAGTATTCGGGCGAACAGCTGGTTTCGGGCTGGCAGGCGTTCGTCGGCTTCGTTGCGCTCATCTCGATTAACTTGGGGTTCATTAACCTCCTGCCAATCCCGGTCCTCGACGGGGGCCACCTCGCTTTCTACGCGGCGGAAGCCATTCGCAGAAAGCCGGTTGGCCAGCGCGGGCAGGAGTGGGCTTTCCGCACCGGCCTTGCGTTCGTCATGGCGCTGATGCTGTTCGTCACGATCAACGACGTGGCGTCGCTCAAGCTGTTCGGAGGGTAG
- a CDS encoding 1-deoxy-D-xylulose-5-phosphate reductoisomerase, with amino-acid sequence MTRSITVLGATGSIGASTLDLIRRERDKWRVIALTANGNAIELARLAREFQAEIAVVSDDAALPALREGLAGTTIEAAAGPAALIEAAARGADITVAAIVGCAGLAPTMAAIEQGGVIALANKEALVSAGDVMTAAVARHGATLLPVDSEHNAIFQCLQGNDIAHVRAITLTASGGPFRDWSLEQLHKATPAEAVRHPNWSMGAKISVDSATMMNKGLEFIEAFHLFPVGVERLRIIVHPQSIVHSMVEYRDGSTLAQLGPSDMRVPIASALAYPARMDTPCKPLDLAAIGQLTFRAPDETRFPATRLARAAVIEGGAAPAVLNAANEIAVAAFLQSQIAFTRIVQSVEDVLSHGLAPAPNCLADVIAIDAEARARARELMEPVR; translated from the coding sequence ATGACCCGCTCGATCACCGTCCTTGGCGCTACCGGATCGATTGGCGCCTCCACGCTCGACCTGATCCGGCGCGAACGAGACAAGTGGCGCGTCATTGCGCTCACGGCGAACGGCAATGCGATTGAACTCGCGCGGCTGGCGCGCGAATTCCAGGCGGAAATCGCGGTGGTTTCCGATGATGCCGCGCTGCCCGCGTTGCGCGAAGGCCTCGCCGGAACCACCATCGAGGCCGCCGCCGGACCCGCCGCGCTGATCGAAGCCGCTGCACGCGGTGCCGACATCACCGTTGCCGCCATCGTCGGTTGCGCAGGGCTTGCCCCGACCATGGCCGCCATCGAGCAGGGCGGCGTGATCGCACTGGCCAACAAGGAAGCGCTGGTTTCCGCAGGCGACGTGATGACCGCTGCCGTTGCCCGCCACGGCGCAACGCTGCTGCCGGTCGATTCCGAACATAACGCGATTTTCCAGTGCTTGCAGGGCAATGACATCGCGCATGTTCGCGCGATCACGCTGACGGCGAGCGGTGGCCCTTTCCGCGACTGGTCGCTGGAGCAATTGCACAAGGCCACGCCGGCAGAGGCGGTCAGGCATCCCAACTGGTCGATGGGCGCGAAGATCAGCGTCGATTCGGCCACGATGATGAACAAGGGTCTCGAATTCATCGAGGCGTTCCATCTGTTCCCGGTGGGTGTCGAGCGCCTGCGGATCATCGTCCACCCGCAATCCATCGTGCATTCGATGGTCGAATATCGCGATGGTTCGACGCTGGCGCAGCTCGGCCCGTCAGACATGCGGGTGCCCATCGCCTCGGCACTGGCGTATCCCGCGCGCATGGACACGCCGTGCAAACCGCTCGATCTTGCCGCAATCGGTCAACTGACGTTTCGCGCGCCTGACGAAACGCGATTCCCCGCGACGCGGCTTGCGCGCGCCGCCGTGATCGAAGGTGGAGCAGCGCCTGCCGTCCTCAACGCCGCCAACGAAATCGCGGTGGCTGCGTTTCTCCAAAGTCAGATTGCGTTCACGCGCATCGTGCAATCGGTGGAGGATGTGCTTTCGCATGGCCTTGCGCCTGCGCCCAACTGCCTTGCAGATGTCATCGCCATTGATGCAGAGGCGCGGGCGAGGGCGCGCGAACTGATGGAGCCTGTGCGCTAA
- a CDS encoding phosphatidate cytidylyltransferase, translating to MDVDPVIAPAPVIVPRNPDLKLRAASAVVMLAIAGTAFWFGGLALDVFVAAVGFGVFVEYLLLVGKIADTPASLVPKVVFGAVYIGWAALALVVMPELLVLAVLGLVICTDIGAYFTGRAIGGPKIAPRISPSKTWAGLAGGMAAAGIWAALVVLSAGYLLSAIGPTGPSLASALEVANVGVAALIGALMAVFAQAGDFYESWLKRRAGVKDSSRLIPGHGGLFDRVDGLLPVAIIAGTAWAASQAGL from the coding sequence GTGGACGTTGATCCCGTAATTGCCCCCGCGCCGGTGATCGTGCCCAGGAACCCGGATCTCAAGCTGCGCGCTGCGTCCGCAGTGGTCATGCTGGCGATTGCCGGAACCGCCTTCTGGTTTGGCGGGCTGGCGCTGGACGTGTTTGTCGCCGCTGTCGGCTTCGGCGTTTTCGTCGAGTATCTGCTGCTGGTCGGCAAGATTGCCGATACGCCTGCCAGCCTCGTGCCCAAGGTGGTGTTCGGCGCGGTCTATATCGGCTGGGCGGCCCTGGCGCTGGTGGTCATGCCAGAGCTTTTGGTGCTGGCGGTGCTTGGCCTTGTGATCTGCACCGATATCGGGGCCTATTTCACGGGGCGCGCTATTGGCGGGCCGAAGATTGCACCGCGTATCAGCCCGTCAAAAACCTGGGCAGGGCTTGCCGGTGGCATGGCGGCGGCGGGGATATGGGCTGCACTCGTCGTGCTCAGTGCCGGTTACCTGCTTTCGGCCATCGGCCCGACTGGACCGAGCCTTGCTTCCGCACTGGAAGTGGCGAACGTCGGCGTTGCAGCGCTGATCGGGGCGCTGATGGCGGTGTTCGCGCAAGCGGGGGATTTCTATGAATCCTGGCTCAAGCGGCGGGCAGGGGTTAAGGATTCGTCGCGCCTCATCCCCGGCCACGGAGGTCTGTTCGATCGCGTCGATGGGCTGTTGCCGGTAGCAATCATCGCAGGCACCGCGTGGGCGGCCTCGCAGGCAGGACTGTAA
- the uppS gene encoding polyprenyl diphosphate synthase, protein MDGNGRWAKKRMMPRAFGHKRGVDTVREIARAARDMGLEALTLYAFSSENWKRPADEISDLMGMLRTFIRNDLDEFVANNVRLRIIGDYQALAPDIVEMIEAAMARTAANTGTTVAIALNYGSQQEIARAAARAAEKGPITPEAIEAELDTACLPPLDLLIRTSGEIRLSNFLLWQAAYAEMWFTDVLWPDFTAAHLAEALAQFTSRERRFGGR, encoded by the coding sequence ATGGACGGTAATGGCCGCTGGGCCAAGAAACGCATGATGCCGCGCGCCTTCGGGCACAAGCGCGGCGTCGATACTGTCCGCGAAATTGCCCGCGCCGCGCGCGACATGGGTCTTGAAGCGCTGACGCTCTATGCGTTTTCGTCCGAGAACTGGAAGCGTCCGGCGGACGAGATTTCCGACCTGATGGGCATGTTGCGCACGTTCATCCGCAATGATCTCGATGAATTTGTGGCCAATAATGTCCGCCTGCGGATCATTGGTGATTATCAGGCACTTGCGCCCGATATCGTGGAAATGATCGAAGCTGCGATGGCGCGCACAGCGGCCAATACCGGTACGACGGTCGCCATTGCGCTCAACTATGGATCGCAGCAGGAAATCGCCCGCGCCGCCGCGCGCGCGGCCGAGAAAGGGCCGATCACGCCGGAAGCCATCGAGGCCGAACTCGATACGGCCTGTCTGCCGCCGCTCGATCTGCTGATCCGCACGTCGGGCGAAATTCGCCTTTCGAATTTCCTGCTGTGGCAGGCGGCCTATGCCGAAATGTGGTTCACCGACGTGTTGTGGCCCGATTTCACGGCAGCGCATCTGGCCGAGGCGCTGGCCCAATTCACCTCGCGTGAGAGGCGGTTCGGTGGACGTTGA
- the frr gene encoding ribosome recycling factor, whose protein sequence is MAKFDKADLERRMKGAVESLKHDLVGLRTGRANTALLEPIMVDVYGQHMPITQVATISAPEPRMLTVQVWDKSTIGPVEKAIRSAGLGLNPINDGNTLRLPIPDLTEERRKELAKLASKYAENARIAIRNVRRDGMDALKADENKKEISEDERKRAETDLQKLTDEIIKQADEAAAAKEKEILGK, encoded by the coding sequence ATGGCAAAATTTGACAAGGCCGATCTCGAACGCCGCATGAAGGGCGCTGTCGAATCGCTCAAGCATGATCTCGTCGGCCTGCGCACCGGTCGGGCGAACACCGCGCTGCTCGAACCGATCATGGTCGATGTTTATGGTCAGCACATGCCGATCACGCAGGTCGCCACGATCTCCGCGCCCGAACCGCGCATGCTGACCGTGCAGGTATGGGACAAGTCGACCATTGGGCCGGTGGAAAAGGCGATCCGTTCGGCGGGTCTGGGCCTCAACCCGATCAACGATGGCAACACCCTGCGCCTGCCGATCCCGGATCTGACCGAGGAACGCCGCAAGGAACTGGCCAAGCTTGCCAGCAAATATGCCGAAAACGCCCGCATCGCGATCCGCAATGTGCGCCGCGATGGCATGGACGCGCTCAAGGCAGATGAAAACAAGAAGGAAATTTCGGAAGACGAGCGCAAGCGCGCCGAGACCGATCTCCAGAAACTGACCGACGAAATCATCAAGCAGGCCGATGAAGCCGCTGCCGCCAAGGAAAAGGAAATCCTCGGCAAGTGA
- the pyrH gene encoding UMP kinase produces the protein MSLPPFKRILLKLSGEVLMGEQQFGIDTDYVARLAQEVKDARDSGLEICLVIGGGNIFRGMAGAAKGMDRAQADYMGMLATIMNALAMQNALEQIGVETRVQSAIQMDEVCEPVIRRRAERHLEKGRVVIFAAGVGSPYFTTDSGAALRAAEMKCDALFKGTSVDGVYNADPKKDPEAKRYDSVDYDTVLADNLKVMDASAVALCRDNSIPIVVFSIRERGNLARVLAGGGTQTVVQKGA, from the coding sequence ATGAGCCTGCCTCCGTTCAAGCGTATCCTGCTGAAACTTTCGGGCGAAGTTCTGATGGGGGAGCAGCAGTTCGGGATCGATACGGATTATGTCGCCCGCCTTGCGCAGGAAGTGAAGGATGCGCGCGACAGCGGTCTTGAAATCTGCCTGGTGATCGGTGGCGGCAACATCTTTCGCGGCATGGCTGGCGCCGCCAAGGGCATGGACCGCGCACAGGCCGATTACATGGGCATGCTCGCCACGATCATGAACGCGCTGGCGATGCAGAACGCGCTGGAACAGATCGGCGTCGAAACCCGCGTTCAGTCGGCCATCCAGATGGACGAAGTGTGCGAGCCTGTGATCCGCCGCCGCGCCGAACGGCACCTTGAAAAGGGCCGCGTGGTCATTTTTGCCGCCGGTGTCGGCAGCCCCTATTTCACCACCGATTCAGGTGCTGCGTTGCGCGCCGCCGAAATGAAGTGCGATGCGTTGTTCAAGGGCACCAGCGTGGATGGCGTGTACAACGCCGATCCCAAGAAGGACCCGGAAGCAAAGCGTTACGATTCCGTGGATTACGACACGGTCCTGGCAGACAATCTCAAGGTCATGGACGCGAGCGCTGTGGCGCTGTGCCGTGACAACAGCATTCCGATCGTCGTCTTTTCCATCCGCGAACGGGGCAATCTCGCCCGTGTTCTGGCGGGCGGGGGCACGCAGACGGTCGTCCAGAAGGGAGCCTGA
- the tsf gene encoding translation elongation factor Ts translates to MAYTAADVKNLRERTGAGMMDCKKALEEAGGDFEAAVDALRSKGLAAAAKKSSRTAAEGLVGVAVSGTKGVAVEVNSETDFVAKNDQFQDFVRKATEVALTTGVTEVEALKAAAYPDGGTVSDKLTNNVATIGENQQLRRIKHVGVTSGVVVPYMHNAAAPNLGKIGVLVALESEADAGVLEALGKQIAMHIAAAFPQALTAEGLDAELIARERKIAAEKAAESGKPAEVQAKMVDGAVAKYAKENALLSQIFVMDNKSTIQQVVDAAGKEAGTKIALVDYVRFQLGEGIEKEETDFAAEVAAAAGIK, encoded by the coding sequence ATGGCTTATACTGCCGCTGACGTGAAGAACCTGCGCGAGCGTACTGGCGCCGGCATGATGGACTGCAAGAAGGCGCTTGAAGAGGCCGGTGGCGATTTCGAAGCCGCGGTCGATGCGCTGCGCTCCAAGGGGCTTGCCGCTGCCGCCAAGAAATCGAGCCGCACCGCTGCCGAAGGTCTCGTCGGCGTTGCCGTTTCGGGCACCAAGGGCGTGGCTGTCGAGGTCAACTCGGAAACCGATTTCGTCGCGAAGAACGACCAGTTCCAGGACTTCGTGCGCAAGGCGACCGAAGTTGCGCTGACGACCGGCGTGACCGAAGTCGAAGCGCTCAAGGCCGCGGCCTATCCCGATGGCGGAACCGTTTCGGACAAGCTGACCAACAACGTCGCGACCATCGGTGAAAACCAGCAGTTGCGCCGCATCAAGCACGTTGGCGTCACCAGTGGCGTGGTCGTGCCTTACATGCACAATGCAGCCGCTCCCAACCTCGGCAAGATCGGCGTGCTCGTCGCGCTTGAATCCGAAGCGGATGCCGGCGTTCTTGAAGCGCTGGGCAAGCAGATCGCGATGCACATCGCTGCTGCTTTCCCGCAGGCGCTGACCGCCGAAGGTCTCGACGCCGAACTGATCGCGCGCGAGCGCAAGATCGCGGCTGAAAAAGCTGCCGAAAGCGGCAAGCCTGCCGAAGTCCAGGCCAAGATGGTTGACGGTGCCGTCGCCAAGTACGCCAAGGAAAACGCACTGCTTTCGCAGATCTTCGTGATGGACAACAAGTCGACCATCCAGCAGGTCGTCGATGCCGCCGGCAAGGAAGCCGGCACCAAGATCGCCTTGGTGGATTACGTCCGCTTCCAGCTCGGTGAAGGCATCGAGAAGGAAGAAACCGACTTCGCTGCCGAAGTGGCTGCTGCCGCCGGCATCAAGTAA
- the rpsB gene encoding 30S ribosomal protein S2, whose translation MAAPVVTMHQLIEAGAHFGHQTHRWNPRMKPYIFGARNGIHILDLSQSVPLMARALEFIAATVQNGGKVLFVGTKRQAQEPIAQAARASGQHYVNHRWLGGMLTNWKTISGSIKRFKALEEQLSGDTTGLTKKEVLQLTRERDKFELSLGGIRDMGGIPDVMFVIDANKEELAIKEANVLGIPVVAILDSNVSPEGIAFPIPANDDASRAIRLYCEAVAAAATRGGRDAAIASGADIGAMAEPLAEEATAEA comes from the coding sequence ATGGCGGCACCAGTCGTCACGATGCACCAGCTCATCGAAGCAGGCGCACACTTCGGTCACCAGACGCACCGCTGGAACCCGCGCATGAAGCCGTACATCTTCGGCGCGCGCAACGGCATCCACATCCTCGATCTGTCGCAGTCGGTTCCGCTGATGGCACGTGCGCTCGAATTCATCGCGGCCACCGTCCAGAACGGCGGCAAGGTCCTGTTCGTCGGCACCAAGCGCCAGGCGCAGGAGCCTATTGCACAGGCTGCGCGCGCTTCGGGCCAGCACTATGTCAACCATCGCTGGCTGGGCGGCATGCTCACCAACTGGAAGACCATTTCGGGTTCGATCAAGCGCTTCAAGGCGCTGGAAGAGCAGCTTTCGGGTGACACCACCGGCCTGACCAAGAAGGAAGTCCTCCAGCTGACGCGCGAACGCGACAAGTTCGAGCTGTCGCTGGGCGGCATCCGCGACATGGGCGGCATTCCCGACGTGATGTTCGTGATCGACGCGAACAAGGAAGAACTGGCGATCAAGGAAGCCAACGTCCTGGGTATTCCGGTCGTTGCGATCCTCGATTCGAACGTCTCGCCCGAAGGCATTGCGTTCCCCATCCCGGCAAACGACGACGCAAGCCGCGCCATCCGCCTGTACTGCGAAGCCGTGGCTGCTGCCGCGACGCGCGGCGGCCGTGACGCTGCAATCGCTTCGGGCGCTGACATCGGCGCGATGGCTGAGCCGCTGGCCGAAGAAGCCACTGCCGAGGCCTGA
- a CDS encoding phosphatidylcholine/phosphatidylserine synthase produces MSYPGEFEPARRGGLPGGLTLRAMTPNAITTAALCSGLTGIRFAVTAASGTDPVLVAEDWRKAVAAVIIAGLLDGIDGRIARLLKAQSRFGAELDSLADNVSFGVAPALILFLWSLQDAPRIGWFAALAVAIACALRLARFNARIDVEEQPHKSAGFLTGIPAPVAAGLAFLPLYLWIATDNPVFRLPIVVGPWLVLIAFLMISNIATLSWTSLRPRRSVRLELIALVGLVIAALLTEPWLTLVGICVVYLLFLPVGVIRYARVKRQRAASLRTAPPPIA; encoded by the coding sequence GTGAGCTATCCGGGCGAATTCGAGCCTGCGCGTCGTGGCGGTCTACCTGGCGGGCTGACGCTGCGGGCGATGACGCCCAACGCGATCACTACGGCGGCTCTGTGTTCGGGGCTTACCGGCATCCGCTTTGCAGTTACCGCCGCATCGGGCACCGATCCGGTGCTGGTAGCCGAAGACTGGCGCAAGGCCGTGGCGGCGGTGATCATCGCCGGCCTGCTGGATGGCATCGATGGACGCATTGCCCGCCTGCTCAAGGCACAATCGCGCTTTGGTGCCGAACTGGACAGTCTTGCCGACAACGTATCGTTTGGGGTTGCGCCTGCGCTTATCCTGTTTTTGTGGTCGTTGCAGGACGCGCCGCGCATCGGATGGTTTGCGGCGCTGGCCGTTGCCATTGCCTGTGCGCTCCGGCTGGCCCGATTCAACGCGCGGATCGATGTGGAAGAGCAGCCGCACAAGTCCGCCGGTTTCCTCACCGGCATTCCGGCGCCGGTTGCGGCGGGCCTGGCATTCCTGCCGCTTTATCTATGGATCGCCACGGACAATCCGGTATTCCGCCTGCCGATCGTGGTCGGCCCATGGCTGGTGCTGATCGCTTTCCTGATGATCTCGAACATCGCGACGCTCAGCTGGACATCACTGCGGCCACGGCGGAGCGTTCGGCTCGAACTGATCGCTCTGGTCGGCCTGGTAATTGCGGCGCTCCTCACTGAGCCATGGCTGACTCTGGTCGGAATCTGCGTTGTCTACCTGCTGTTCCTGCCGGTCGGCGTCATTCGCTACGCCCGTGTCAAGCGGCAGCGCGCAGCGAGCCTGCGGACCGCGCCGCCTCCGATCGCTTGA